GAGAACCCTTAGTTGGTGTTGTGATTTTGATGAAACCCTTTGTTTGATTTTGGATTTTAGTGAGAGTTTATTGTTTAATTTCATctgttttttctagggttttacctctgttttttttagggGTTTTTCTCTGTTTCAGTGATTAATCTTGAGATTTTGGGAGAAAGGGGTGTTGTTTATTGTGATTTTGAAGAAACCCTTTGTTTAATTTGAGATTTTAGATGGAAATTTTGGGTTTTTAGTTTaatgattttttgttgttgttgatgtagtGGAAGGATATTATGCATCATCATATTATGGGAAAAAGATGGATCCAGAACCAGGGAGATGTAGGAGAACAGATGGTAAGAAATGGAGGTGTGCAAAAGATGCATTCCCTGAGTCTAAATACTGCGAACGGCACATGCGGAAACGCAAGAACAACAACGCCGGTTCAAGAAAGCCTGTGGAAATCCATACTAGTCTCTCTTCAATGCCTACTACGCCTTCATTGTCAAGGATTTCAGCTTTGACATCACTCAGTACTGGCGGTGGGAGCGGGATGACAACTGCAAACAATGGTGGAAGTTTCTTCCCTTTGCTTTCGATGGGTAATAATAATGACCAAAGGTACTTTCAGCATTTCTATTAGTACAACAGTACTTTGTCATTTCCGCTTATACTTCTTTGGTATCATTGTACATTTAGTTCACGAATAAGACTGTATTTGAGTGATTGTTGTTGACTATGGGTGCACAAAGAATCATGTCTTGTGCTGTCAATTTGATTGCATAAGATGGATTACCCGGACTTAGTCGATCTACTTCTTGTAGAGATCGGATGCAAGTGGGGAATGTTTTTCCGCAGACACATCAAAGTATGCACGGAAAGATGATAACATCTATTTTAGTGCTTTGTAGCATTAGCATTTTAGGTTCAGCCTGACTAGTCTTGGGAACTTTAGTAGGTGCTTTGGTTCCTTATGAGATGATATTTGTTAATGGAAAAGATAGAAAACTAGTAATGGCGCTAGCTAGTTGGTCGCACCCTAATGTGGATTCACTGAAGTGGGTACCCCACCCCACCCAAATCTGCTTTGGACTAATCCAGGTTAGAGCCTTCCACATGGGTGCCATGTCGAGTAGCACCACCTTGAGTTGCCTAGGAAGGTTGTTTGCAAATGCTTAATTTTTGTGCACCAGGGAAAGTTGTTACATATGCTTACTGTTATGTTTGTTTTAGTGAGTGCAAATTGAGGATGGTTTATGAATTGGGTATTTGCAATTATCAATCTCATCTTTTGTATACTGGGACAGTAACATGTAATTAGCTTCTTGTAAGTTCGGAGGACAAGCAATTCATAAATGGAACTCATCAGAACTGGGTATATTATGTAGGGAAAATTCTAGAGCGATACCAACTAGAAGATACATGAGATGGTCACTGTTTAGAACCATGTCTGGATGACCTTTTATGATCACTGCTTTTCTTATATCTTAGAATTTTAAATGTCATGCTGCTACTTCTACCTTCAACTTGATGGAGCTTCTGCTAACATGAGTGCTCAATGAAATACCTCAGCCAACTTGAATTTTGCCACCTATAAGCACACAAATCCATTCTGCTATTATGATGTATCCTTGAAGTTTTCGTCATTTGTCTTGCTGTAGTTAGGATCAGTATAGTCAATTTTTTCTTGGTTTTGTTTAGCTTAACCTTTCCTGTCAAAGTCAAGCTGGCTAGGTTACTTTGATATTTAACTGCCGAAATTTTACTATATTCAATGCTAGGTATTCATATGCAACAAAATCGCAGACGAGTGAGAATGGTTTCTTCTTAAACACTTCTCGAAGTGCGAAGGGTTTTGGAATGCAGTCATCTCTAGACAACACATATGGTTCAATTTTACCTCAAGCCACATTAGTCTCTCCGTCAAAGCTGAGAAATGGCTCGCTGTCTCTAAGTGACTACCCGCAGGCACTCACACTGCAAGATCTAAGGTATGCGACCAGTACCAACAATCAGCCGAAACAACCTGCTCGACAACAGTACTGGTCCTTTGATTCTGAATCAGCCTCACGAGATACCATGAAACATGATAATCAATCTCTTCAAGTTCAATCCTCCTACGAGgagtggcctaataaaaccagaGACTATTGGTTAGATCAAAATGACAACTCTGACCACAGTCCATTCTCCACCACGACTCAGCTTTCAATGTCTATGCCAGTTGCTTCCTTTGGCTCCTCTGCGGCCAGCTCTCATTCCCCTAACTGGTCAGTTGGTTTTAAAtcttgaccaaaaaaaaaatttctttctttTACGTAAGTGTATCTATAGTAACACTTTGTCTTGAACTTCTATTTTTTGCAGATTACGGAAACAAAAGTCTGCCTCTGAGTTACTTCACAGCGTTGAAGTATACATACAACAGAGACCAAACTCAAGTTTCATGGTTCGAATAAAAAAGAACAACAGTATTCTGTTGTGAATGTTTAACTCGCACTTTCAGGTCTTCGGCCTTTCTTTATTCTAAACCAGAAGGATATGTTGAGGTTCACTGGTTCTACTTTCCATGACATTGAATTGTAAGAGTTATATATCATGACAATACTTATGCTGTTGCAGCTACAATTTTCAGAGTATACATTCTCATGTGTCCTGTATTCTAAATTTCAAAGTACCACAGCTTGATTTTATGATGTTCCCAGAAAATTTCAACTGGCTCCATTAAACATCAACCCAGAAGAGCTCTGCAAGGCCAGAAATGATGTCATTATCTTGAAAGATGTTCCATGCAGCAGGAGTGGTCCAAAATGGACCAGGTAACTGCAAATGAGCCTTAAACTCATGCTGCACTCTTGCTAAACTGGTACACACTTGTTTCCTACAAAGGGGATGACCCTAAGGTTGTAGGAATCTTGTGAGGTCGCATCACCTGGTAAAATGGTCCCATATTCAGTGTAGTAATAACTGTTGGATAAGATTTTTATGGGTGTCATTTATTTGTTTATAATTGATTCCTTAGAGGTGTTTTGCCTTGTACAGAGCAGACCATGCCTTAAAGTCAAGTCCTCGCCAACCTTCCTTTGGAATCATGTCAGCCATCCCCCTTTGTTTTAACACCACTTGGCTGATTCCTCATGCAAGTTCATCTATAACTACAAGAAAGGGGGCACTACTATTAATGGGGTGATACATCTAAGTGGTCTAGATTCCAATGGTACCATCTAAGTGATCCAATGGTCATGATCTGCTAACATTTGGTTGTCCTACGTGTAATGGTGTCACCTCTGTTAATAATAGTATCCCTTTATAAATTGTGTCGTCAACATCTATTGATCCGCATTTTGGGATGTCAACATTCATCCGCATTTTGGGATGTAGAGAAATTGAAAAATTGGAACTAAGTACATGTCCAGCTCACTAATTTGGAATTGAGCAAGGCATATACTCATATCTGtaacttggaaaaaaaaaacgtatTTGTTGGTCCATGTGGATAGACAAACTCAATTTTTCACGGTGGAAAAAGAATTTCTTGTATATGTTTGAGTTGATTGCAAGTTCTTATGATCTACTCAAGTTCTAGCAATAACGACTATTTTTCAATTACAAGAAAACAGCTAGTTTTTCCATCCTTTAAATAACAGTGTCCTTAAAACAATCAACTCGCACCAAATATAATTTTCTCTACAATTTTTCTCAACTAAAATTCTAATTATTAttcaatttccttaaatttctcaatataaaaGTTAAAATCTTAAGATATTAGAcgaaaaggaaataaaaaacCACTTACGAATAAACCCAGCAACCAATATTGACGACACAATCAAGTTAGGATGAAGAGAACAATCCCAATCCACTTTCAGGTCTATAATTGGCCAAAGTTTAAGGTTATCTATCTACAAACTGAGTGAAATATCACTGCTCAAAAGAGGTGGTTGGTACGAAGTTAAAAGCATTATCAAAAGCTATTTCATGGTGCTAAAATTACTGTTGATACATGAGGTGAAAAATCattagaaaaaaaattgtttgtatTGGTCGAACATTGGTGGTATACAAGTTTTACTTTTAAGACTTTGAAATGGTATGTCAAATTTAATTTGTAGTTTACATGCAATCAATACGAAGATGTAAATGAAATTAACAATGTTAAAGTTTTACATGAATAACAACATTAGATTTGTATTTCCTACTTGGTATACTTAGcagtttggaagatgatgttttattTGACCAAGAAGATAGGTTAGCAGAAGACAAATATAAATATGAACCTCCAAGGTACTTTTCCATAAAAAGAGAGGCGAAGCAAAAAAACTAAGAGGTAGTGGAATTCCTAATTCTGGATTAAAGACATTTGTATACAACTAATTACATAATAATGACCCTAATTTAGATACATATAAGCATGAACCTGATACAAAACTTCCCAAGGTGTTTATTTTACGATTACATGGTTATGTTTTTTTTACCTCAAACACTAATGCTCAAGTAGGATGGCTAGAGGTCTTGCGAGATATTGAAGTTCCTACCACTTACGATTGGAGATCCGGTATCTTAGCCTGGTTGTATATTTTTCTCGACTTCGCATCATTAGGTTCGTCAAGCATCGAGGGTCTATGGGGAATTGTTGAGGTAAATATATATGacaatatatattttatttggctttgtattagctaagtttttttttttgaaagtaacTAACTATACGACGTTTACTTTCAGCTTTGCTGGTGTAATGATTTGGTGTTGATGTACCAGCTCATTTAAACTACTCCAAAAAATATTtctgaattgtggaaaggtataATAGAAGtgatgagataaaaaaaaaatacaaaagtaaATAGTATAGATGTGTTGAGATTCCAACACATTATTAGGAAAAAAACATATTGTTATGTAGATTTCACACGAGAAGTTTGAGGAGATGAGTCGTGAGGTTGCCCAAAGGATCAAAGAGTTTGAACTCCAGTGTTAGGAACTTCGGTGTTTATTACTTcggggaaagatgtgttaaacagTTAGTTGGtgcaattaaaaagaaaaagaaaacatcgaTCTCTAGCCACCATCCTTGGATCGGATACACAAGACTGCAGAGAAAgtgatgcgtgtcgtgagtgcaacaaattaactcacttatttccacacaattaaaatggtaatataatggaagcaaggattgttcccacgaagagcagtgatcTTTAGTTGTCAAAGGTCACAAATAGGGGGGTTTGTTCGTAGgttgcaaataaaatcaaagCAAATAACAAAGCAAATAAATTAAGATGTGATCATGGATGCAAAGTATGATTGAGGGATCCTTTTTCGTTGCTAAACATTCATCAAATTAATATAATTATGTATTCGTACTaaatcacagattatcaccaaccattgAATAACACTaaatcagtgttatccccaaaatttatttttatcacTGGATATGGAAGTTCTCGCCTATCAGATTCTATTTGTCTAAACCACCTAGAAGTAGATCACCGTAGATGTAACCTAGTCAAATGCTTTAAGTTCAATGAATTTGGGTCAATCCTagcagttaaactcttagatgaaggtccacttactagtgttttcTTTATTCGcgattgctccacggaatccctctgcaaAGGTCTCACGATTTCAACTTGTGTATAGGTTGTTCGACTATTACTTATCTCACAACTTTTTACTAGCAATAGATCAATCCACTAATCAATTCTGTATGCATCATAAACcattgatcaatcaatcataaacaatATTAATAATAAAGATAATCGATAATCTtgtaaagaaatcaaaatagattcatatattaaatcaaatcatgtttagaacttagaattcatcctcaatcaaatatgAATTTAGTTACTCGTGGATTTAGTGAAACCCATAATGTACATATGacaaaatcaaagagaaataGATTCGGTAATGGAAGaaacccaaaaccctagcttctctcattGTCTTCTTTTGTCCACTTCGGATCTTGATAAAATCTCTATCTGGAACTCTCTTGAAAGTATTTTGGAAGTCTCCTTAAATGTTCCTAAGAATATTATGTTTTGGGAATACTTCGGGACTAAGAATTCCAATTTTGGAAAGTAATTTCGTCACTTCTTGGAGGTAGGTATCGTAACTACCCTATTCCCCGATGTAGGTAGGGTTTGGTCCCTACATGAACCCAAGATGTTTtgccataacttttgcatacgaactcgggatgacctcattatttttgcattcttttagtctcttcattctctacaATTTAAAGTTGAATACTCCAGAATTTGGTCGAGATTCTCTTGGTCCTTAGTCCACGCTCACGTTTATGTCCGTTTCAACACTCTTTTCATTCCTTTTGGATGATTCTACCTAAATAagacaaacaaaataaaacaagatTAATACAAGGTAATATGGAAGAAACATAGTAAATAAAAGCATGAAATTGATAACAAAAGAACAGTAAATTATGCAATTAGCAGAAAGGCTGAAAAAGATATGAGACAATATTCACCCTTTGTGCGAAGTTAAATACGACAAATGACTCAAATCATTTATAAAGCCCATAATTGGTCGAGATGTTTTACACAAGTTATATTTTGACCCATTAGGCGCATTGCCGAAAAAAATATTTGTCAAATACATCCACTATCGGTGATTCCATTTTTCACCATTTATCCTTCAACAAGAGCTTCTTCTTCATCGACTCCTTCTATAAGACCTTATTCTTCATTACTTGGTTCTGATTTGCTAGAATTTACGTGCGAGTTAACTAGTTTACTCTTACTGGAAATCATCGATACTTCTAGTTGTGTCACAAAGTCTCGACCATTCTAATTCTTATTTAGAAAACATCATCCAGTCATGAATAATTGGTTgaacaattgaatcaaatgaagttAAAAGATTTGTAAACTAAGCATCTCTACAAACAGGTGACACAGTAAATGGGAGAAAGTGTGAGATTTAGTCCTTCTTTTTCAATCCATACTGAAACTCTACCATCCCAGGATATAGTGGCATACTTACGAACAAATATATTATACAAAGAGAACGATACCACTATCATGATGAACCAAGGTCTTATTTGGGGAATTATTTTTAGTTTAAATGAATTTTGAATCAAAGTAAAAAAAGAGGGCAGAGGATGAGCTTCGGTAATATTTTTTCAAATGAATCCATGTTTTAAAATTAATTTAGATGGAGGATCGACTCACACTTCTGCTTTCATACTATCTAACACTTTGGGCATTTTTTCCCTCAAATAAAACCTAAATGATAATAGATTTAAAgataatattttggggatatgctGCTCTTACAAAACACTatgtttctaatacaaataagTACATTCTGAAATACCAAACCTCTTaatctaccaatcttaatttcatcTTCTGAAAATTTGTTGATTCTCAATGGTTGACTTTCAAAATAGTGGATGTTGGCGTTATATATTTCGAAACATTTTTGATAAAAACGTAGAGCTTTGTAAGAGGAACACATCCCTAAAATATTATCTTAAAATCTGTTACCCCTTAGGTTTTATAAAGAAAACAAGGTTCCCAAAGTATTAAATAATGAGAAATTAGAAGTGTGAGTGTGTCATCTCTCGGTAATTGAAGATAACCATCCACTAGATACAACTACCAGTCACTACACTGCTGAATCAAACAAGGAATTGCAAAAATATTTAAAACAACATTGTAAAGGATGAAATTAGACGAAAGAAATAGGTTTTAAGAAAACAAGAGAACTAATAACTTGAAAATATATCAAAAGAAAACATTAAATTACTTCTACGATAAGTCTTATATAATAACCCTTAATCTTATACTGTAGCTTGTGACAGAATAGTTAAACAAGATCCATCAAA
This Papaver somniferum cultivar HN1 unplaced genomic scaffold, ASM357369v1 unplaced-scaffold_84, whole genome shotgun sequence DNA region includes the following protein-coding sequences:
- the LOC113345863 gene encoding growth-regulating factor 5-like is translated as MFEMSRGGIGGRGRDPVAAIFTVSQWKELQHQALIFKYLLSGHQVPPELLLPIHNSSFYFDSTSSSSPSNFFLTSATATTPMEGYYASSYYGKKMDPEPGRCRRTDGKKWRCAKDAFPESKYCERHMRKRKNNNAGSRKPVEIHTSLSSMPTTPSLSRISALTSLSTGGGSGMTTANNGGSFFPLLSMGNNNDQRYSYATKSQTSENGFFLNTSRSAKGFGMQSSLDNTYGSILPQATLVSPSKLRNGSLSLSDYPQALTLQDLRYATSTNNQPKQPARQQYWSFDSESASRDTMKHDNQSLQVQSSYEEWPNKTRDYWLDQNDNSDHSPFSTTTQLSMSMPVASFGSSAASSHSPN